A genomic window from Maridesulfovibrio sp. includes:
- a CDS encoding Zn-dependent hydrolase: MSVMNNIGTSGTSPHPVPRNPVSLEHYTEEAEQLFADLAELSRDVAGVSRPSYGEAETRAFELVEKFAHKEGLHTYRDNAANLVIELEKDQNDADYILIGSHLDSVPQGGNYDGAAGVIAGLLCLTEIKRTGTKPKIPVKVIALRGEESAWFGACYLGSKALLGKLEESEQELLQRDDSRPLKEHMADCGADVERIARGELLINISKIKAFFELHIEQGPVMTARNLPVAAVTGIRGNIRHRRIKCIGEAGHSGAVPRWLRKDAVFATAELITRIDDHWTTILQHGGDLVATCGILSTDPQHHAMSRIPGEVTFSFEARSQYEHTLAAIEALLHSECATITHDRRVKFEFDKPVKTPPAVLDQGIVDRINNACIAEGLPVEAIPSGAGHDASLFANAGVATGMIFVRNRNGSHNPEEEMDMEDFIRGLSVLHRTITEFSL, from the coding sequence ATGAGTGTAATGAACAATATTGGTACAAGCGGCACCAGTCCCCATCCGGTCCCCCGGAATCCGGTAAGTCTGGAGCATTATACAGAAGAAGCAGAACAGCTGTTTGCCGATCTGGCAGAACTTTCACGTGACGTTGCCGGGGTATCCCGCCCTTCATACGGTGAAGCCGAAACAAGGGCATTTGAACTGGTTGAAAAATTCGCACATAAAGAGGGGCTGCACACCTATCGCGACAATGCCGCCAACCTCGTTATAGAACTGGAAAAAGATCAAAACGACGCAGACTATATCCTGATCGGCTCTCACCTCGATTCCGTACCGCAGGGCGGAAACTACGACGGGGCAGCAGGGGTAATCGCAGGACTGCTCTGCCTTACGGAGATCAAACGCACCGGAACAAAACCCAAGATTCCGGTCAAGGTTATCGCGTTGCGCGGAGAGGAAAGTGCATGGTTCGGAGCCTGTTATCTCGGTTCCAAGGCTCTGCTTGGTAAACTGGAAGAATCGGAACAGGAACTGTTGCAGCGTGATGACAGCCGTCCGCTAAAAGAGCATATGGCTGATTGCGGTGCGGACGTGGAACGCATAGCCAGAGGCGAACTGCTTATAAACATTTCCAAGATCAAAGCTTTTTTTGAACTGCACATTGAACAGGGTCCGGTCATGACTGCGCGGAACCTGCCTGTTGCTGCTGTCACCGGAATCCGGGGCAACATCCGCCACCGCAGAATCAAATGCATAGGTGAAGCTGGACACTCCGGGGCTGTCCCCCGCTGGCTGCGCAAGGATGCGGTGTTCGCCACCGCGGAATTAATAACCCGCATCGACGACCACTGGACAACAATCCTTCAACATGGTGGCGATCTTGTAGCTACCTGTGGTATCCTCAGCACAGATCCGCAGCACCATGCCATGTCGCGTATTCCCGGAGAGGTGACTTTCAGCTTTGAAGCCCGCAGCCAGTACGAACACACACTGGCCGCCATAGAAGCATTACTCCATTCCGAATGCGCGACCATCACCCATGACCGTCGAGTTAAATTTGAATTTGACAAACCGGTAAAGACTCCTCCGGCTGTACTGGATCAGGGAATTGTGGATCGCATAAACAATGCTTGCATTGCGGAAGGCTTACCTGTAGAAGCTATTCCAAGCGGAGCCGGGCATGATGCCTCACTCTTCGCCAACGCGGGAGTTGCAACAGGCATGATTTTCGTGCGCAACCGTAACGGCTCCCACAACCCGGAAGAAGAAATGGATATGGAAGATTTCATCCGGGGCCTTTCTGTACTGCACCGCACAATCACGGAGTTCAGCTTATGA
- a CDS encoding TRAP transporter large permease yields the protein MTLVIILIALLMLVCGFEMLLVLGIPAFLTKTFMFSRIPDPVLIQKLVGGINFSTLLAIPFFIFAAELMASGQIAKRLTDLIKYFTGHRLGGIGHTTIFGSMAFGSVSGSAPATVAAMGKLMYPELRKTGFSEKFSLGLIVSSAETALLIPPSITLIIYGWMTGTSITGLFIGGLGVGIALGLAFGALVIFESLRKGVGRGAKTAESFLFVFKSASWALGLPLIILGGIYSGLFTPTEAAAVSVVYAILIEAFVYKNLTLSRLINITERAAISTTIIFILLAMGSVLSYFVTLAQVPVLITDFLTRIDAGPITFLMIVNIAFFLAGMFIDPNSALLILVPPLYPVALSMGIDPIHFGEIVCLNICIGMITPPFGLDIFVASSTLEKPVMSIINGVWPFLFINVLVLILVTYVPGLATFLPGLIAP from the coding sequence ATGACTCTCGTAATTATCCTTATCGCCCTTTTAATGCTTGTCTGCGGTTTTGAAATGCTGCTGGTACTTGGCATTCCCGCATTTCTGACAAAGACTTTCATGTTTTCCCGTATTCCTGATCCGGTTCTGATCCAAAAACTGGTCGGCGGGATAAACTTTTCCACCCTGCTTGCAATACCTTTTTTCATATTTGCAGCAGAATTGATGGCTTCCGGCCAGATCGCAAAACGTTTGACCGACCTTATCAAATACTTCACCGGGCACCGCCTCGGCGGCATCGGTCACACTACAATTTTCGGGTCCATGGCCTTTGGTTCCGTTTCCGGTTCCGCCCCGGCCACAGTAGCAGCCATGGGCAAGCTCATGTATCCTGAGCTGCGCAAGACCGGATTCAGCGAGAAATTCAGCCTCGGCCTGATTGTCTCCAGTGCTGAAACCGCCCTTCTTATACCCCCGAGCATCACCCTGATTATTTATGGCTGGATGACCGGAACTTCCATTACGGGCCTGTTCATCGGCGGTCTGGGTGTTGGTATTGCCCTCGGTCTGGCTTTTGGTGCTCTGGTCATATTCGAGTCCCTGCGCAAAGGAGTTGGACGCGGCGCTAAGACTGCTGAATCATTTCTGTTTGTATTCAAATCGGCTTCATGGGCCTTAGGACTTCCGTTAATTATTCTAGGCGGTATCTACTCAGGACTGTTCACACCTACTGAAGCCGCAGCAGTTTCCGTTGTCTACGCCATTCTCATTGAAGCATTCGTGTACAAAAATCTGACCTTAAGCCGTTTGATCAACATTACCGAACGTGCGGCCATTTCAACTACCATCATCTTCATCCTGCTGGCTATGGGCAGCGTGCTTTCATACTTTGTCACACTGGCGCAGGTTCCGGTGCTGATCACTGACTTCCTGACTCGAATCGATGCCGGGCCGATCACCTTCCTGATGATTGTCAACATCGCTTTTTTCCTCGCCGGAATGTTCATCGACCCAAACTCAGCCCTGCTGATTCTTGTGCCCCCTCTTTACCCGGTAGCACTTTCCATGGGTATTGATCCCATTCATTTCGGTGAAATAGTTTGTTTGAACATCTGCATCGGCATGATAACCCCGCCGTTTGGTCTGGATATTTTCGTGGCATCCTCCACTCTGGAGAAGCCGGTCATGTCCATTATCAATGGTGTGTGGCCTTTCCTGTTCATTAATGTTCTGGTCCTCATTCTGGTAACCTATGTCCCGGGGCTGGCTACTTTCCTGCCCGGTCTCATCGCTCCTTAA
- the pyrC gene encoding dihydroorotase, whose product MNTEITIIRPDDWHLHLRDGDMLAAVLPSSAKIFGRAIVMPNLVPPVTTAEQAEEYRRRIIKARPKNSKFMPLMTCYLTESTSVEGIRAAYAVKAFHAVKLFPAGATTNSDEGVIDINQVYPVLEAMQEIGMPLSVHGEVVDPRVDIFDREEAFIERVLEPLRKDLPELKIVFEHLTSKAGVDYVFEQDENMVATITPHHMLLTRNDLFNGGMNPYMYCLPVAKSFADYEAVRKAAVSGDPRFFLGTDSAPHPSRAKEKAGAAAGIFNAPTSIGYVAQVFEELSALDKLEGFTSIYGARFYGLSPNGSTITLAKRAEPVEMDWQIKVGGDVVKIFKPDTPLYWDLVD is encoded by the coding sequence ATGAACACAGAAATAACCATCATAAGACCTGATGACTGGCATCTTCACCTGCGCGATGGAGATATGCTTGCGGCGGTACTTCCCTCCAGTGCAAAAATTTTCGGGCGTGCCATTGTCATGCCCAACCTCGTGCCTCCGGTAACTACCGCAGAACAGGCAGAAGAATACCGCAGGCGCATCATAAAAGCCCGGCCAAAAAACTCAAAATTCATGCCGCTCATGACCTGTTACCTTACCGAATCAACTTCTGTTGAGGGAATTCGCGCAGCATATGCAGTCAAAGCCTTTCATGCGGTTAAACTTTTCCCGGCCGGAGCAACCACAAATTCTGACGAAGGCGTGATCGACATCAATCAGGTCTACCCCGTTCTGGAAGCCATGCAGGAAATCGGAATGCCCCTTTCCGTGCATGGAGAAGTAGTTGACCCGAGAGTTGATATCTTTGACCGTGAAGAAGCTTTTATTGAACGAGTGCTTGAGCCATTGCGTAAAGATTTACCGGAACTCAAGATTGTATTCGAACACCTGACCAGCAAAGCCGGGGTTGATTACGTTTTTGAGCAGGATGAAAATATGGTTGCCACCATCACCCCGCACCATATGCTGCTTACCCGCAACGATCTTTTTAACGGCGGCATGAATCCCTACATGTACTGTCTGCCCGTTGCCAAAAGCTTTGCAGACTATGAAGCCGTACGCAAAGCGGCTGTTTCCGGAGATCCGAGATTTTTCCTCGGTACTGATTCCGCCCCCCACCCGTCCCGGGCAAAGGAAAAAGCCGGGGCTGCTGCGGGTATTTTCAATGCCCCCACTTCAATAGGATATGTTGCCCAGGTGTTTGAAGAGCTTTCCGCTCTAGACAAACTCGAAGGGTTTACTTCCATATACGGTGCCAGATTTTACGGACTCTCTCCCAATGGCAGCACTATTACTTTAGCCAAAAGAGCAGAGCCCGTAGAAATGGACTGGCAGATTAAAGTCGGCGGTGATGTCGTTAAGATATTCAAACCCGACACCCCCCTTTATTGGGATTTGGTTGATTGA
- a CDS encoding phenylpyruvate tautomerase MIF-related protein: protein MPYIRVETNVEISDENFVPELSKLTAGNVGKPESFVMVSVHDGIKMSFGGKGEPCALLTLKSIGLQESQCEGLSAALSGFMSDKLGISADRIFIEMDTHAPEMFGWNGRTFG, encoded by the coding sequence ATGCCTTACATAAGAGTTGAAACAAACGTAGAAATTTCTGATGAAAACTTTGTGCCTGAACTTTCAAAGCTGACCGCCGGGAATGTGGGGAAGCCGGAATCATTCGTAATGGTTTCCGTGCACGACGGGATTAAGATGAGCTTTGGCGGCAAGGGAGAACCCTGCGCTTTGCTGACATTGAAAAGCATAGGTCTGCAGGAGTCCCAGTGCGAAGGTCTTTCAGCAGCGTTAAGTGGATTCATGTCTGACAAACTAGGTATTTCCGCCGACCGCATCTTTATTGAGATGGATACCCATGCTCCTGAGATGTTCGGCTGGAACGGGCGTACTTTTGGTTAA
- a CDS encoding helix-turn-helix transcriptional regulator, producing MSELSPKEIGHRLKAFRLGSKYSTEEIAAKIGISRAALYRYEKGDPPKLETLEAIAELFGVSLPSLMGVGVEYISSAISFFERMRQNEAESEQLSVMFGLVSYLLTTDDFDKYLEISIKEGLPEELQGDPDTMRRIADVLAVLEERKKVYKQRKPSMVNLASATNLEQFMRSGFVGTFDLPEDVLNERRAAARHEVEHVITLLEEQPIGVQIGILVDSVPSTHFQIFRQSDRSTLCLSPYKLCHFPNVRLGVGMLTSAPEALDLHQQMVTELWGRALKGRRAADYLRKMIEDCK from the coding sequence ATGAGTGAACTCAGTCCAAAAGAAATAGGTCATCGTCTGAAGGCATTCAGGCTGGGTAGTAAATACAGTACTGAGGAAATCGCGGCGAAAATCGGAATTTCCCGCGCTGCCTTATATAGGTATGAGAAAGGTGATCCGCCTAAGCTTGAAACTCTGGAGGCCATTGCGGAACTTTTTGGGGTTTCGCTGCCGTCTTTAATGGGGGTTGGGGTTGAGTATATTTCTTCTGCTATCAGCTTTTTCGAGCGGATGCGCCAGAACGAAGCCGAGTCCGAGCAGCTCTCGGTTATGTTCGGCCTTGTTTCATATCTACTGACCACTGATGATTTTGATAAATATCTGGAGATATCCATAAAGGAAGGGCTGCCTGAAGAATTGCAGGGTGACCCGGACACGATGCGACGCATTGCGGATGTTCTTGCGGTTCTTGAGGAACGCAAAAAAGTCTACAAACAGCGCAAGCCGAGTATGGTTAACCTTGCTTCGGCAACTAACCTTGAGCAGTTTATGCGCAGTGGTTTTGTGGGAACATTTGACCTGCCGGAAGACGTTTTGAATGAGCGCCGAGCCGCTGCCCGCCACGAAGTGGAACATGTAATCACTTTGCTGGAGGAACAACCGATCGGGGTGCAGATCGGAATATTAGTTGATTCTGTGCCAAGTACTCATTTTCAGATTTTCCGCCAGTCTGACAGGTCCACTCTTTGCCTCAGCCCCTATAAATTGTGCCATTTTCCTAATGTACGACTTGGAGTGGGCATGCTAACATCAGCTCCCGAAGCACTTGATTTGCACCAGCAGATGGTTACTGAACTCTGGGGACGAGCCTTAAAAGGCCGCCGGGCTGCTGATTATCTGCGTAAAATGATCGAAGATTGTAAATAG
- a CDS encoding TRAP transporter substrate-binding protein, protein MKFLGRIVTVVLALCMVIGGVVSANAAKYEARIGHLESPLQSRHQGLEKVAKLVSERTGGEVEFKIFPSSQLGNQRQMNEGVQFGTIECTVSPAAFLGGFNPAVSIMDIPFLLPVDRAKAQELRQGKFGQELLKSFDSRGLKAIATWPNGRKNFTSNKPISSIADFKGQSFRVMDSKILIEQFAAIGASAIALPFGELYTALQNGVVDGEENPLDTIQRMKFYEVQKYLILSEHGAMEDFVLFNPAFWESLPANYQKIIVDAFMEVMPGVEAHKEQAQRDALAVIKKAGVSVSPLQAADRAAMRELMYPRTKAAYLARAGAEGQKLIKLYEDEYARIMK, encoded by the coding sequence ATGAAATTTCTCGGACGAATTGTTACAGTCGTGCTGGCTTTGTGCATGGTTATAGGTGGGGTTGTTTCCGCCAATGCCGCCAAATACGAAGCACGCATCGGTCACCTTGAATCCCCCCTTCAGTCCCGCCATCAGGGTCTGGAAAAAGTCGCCAAGCTAGTTAGCGAACGCACCGGCGGCGAAGTCGAATTCAAAATTTTCCCTTCTTCACAGCTCGGAAACCAACGCCAGATGAACGAAGGCGTTCAGTTCGGAACCATCGAGTGTACAGTATCTCCCGCCGCTTTCCTCGGTGGATTCAACCCGGCTGTTTCCATCATGGACATTCCTTTCCTGCTCCCGGTTGACCGCGCCAAAGCACAGGAACTCCGTCAGGGCAAATTCGGACAGGAACTGCTCAAATCATTTGACTCCAGAGGGCTGAAAGCAATCGCTACATGGCCCAACGGTCGAAAAAATTTCACCTCCAACAAACCTATCTCTTCCATCGCTGATTTCAAAGGCCAGTCCTTCCGCGTAATGGATTCTAAAATCCTCATCGAACAGTTCGCGGCTATCGGAGCTTCCGCTATCGCACTGCCTTTCGGCGAACTCTACACCGCACTTCAGAACGGCGTTGTAGACGGAGAAGAAAACCCACTAGATACCATCCAGCGCATGAAGTTTTACGAAGTGCAGAAGTATCTTATTCTTTCCGAACATGGTGCCATGGAGGACTTCGTACTTTTCAACCCTGCATTCTGGGAATCCCTTCCGGCCAATTACCAGAAGATCATAGTAGATGCTTTTATGGAAGTTATGCCCGGAGTTGAAGCCCACAAAGAACAGGCTCAGAGAGACGCTCTCGCCGTCATTAAAAAAGCAGGTGTAAGTGTTTCTCCCCTTCAGGCAGCAGACCGCGCAGCTATGCGTGAACTCATGTACCCCAGAACTAAAGCGGCTTACCTTGCCCGCGCAGGTGCTGAAGGCCAGAAGCTGATAAAACTGTATGAAGACGAATACGCCCGTATAATGAAATAA
- a CDS encoding TRAP transporter small permease, whose amino-acid sequence MRKILISMLGGIRIVERILIISINLIMVGLYTFNVLVREIMPQYSSTFAWIDEATRLLMVWAVFLALGLALERGRQVAVTTLFEKMPDLPRKAVSILINLTGTVFSCYLVWLGITLVKFVMRTGQLSPTLGLPMYWLYIAPTVGFGLLGIRYLLELLNINNRHTRPVTAHTK is encoded by the coding sequence ATGCGGAAAATATTAATCTCCATGCTGGGCGGGATTCGAATAGTTGAAAGAATACTGATCATTTCCATCAATCTTATCATGGTCGGCCTTTACACTTTCAATGTTCTTGTCCGTGAAATCATGCCACAATACTCCAGCACATTTGCATGGATAGATGAAGCAACCCGTCTGCTTATGGTTTGGGCGGTTTTTCTCGCGCTGGGACTTGCCCTTGAACGAGGACGCCAGGTGGCGGTGACCACCCTTTTTGAAAAAATGCCGGACCTTCCCCGCAAAGCGGTGAGTATTCTTATCAATCTCACTGGAACTGTCTTCAGCTGCTATCTGGTCTGGCTTGGAATAACCCTTGTAAAATTCGTTATGCGTACCGGCCAGCTCAGCCCCACACTCGGCCTTCCCATGTACTGGCTCTACATTGCCCCGACAGTCGGATTCGGACTGCTTGGAATACGCTACCTGTTAGAATTATTGAACATAAACAACCGCCATACTCGGCCTGTAACCGCACACACCAAGTAG